The following proteins are co-located in the Alkalihalobacillus sp. TS-13 genome:
- a CDS encoding lysozyme family protein → MLKQYAEAKAKKALLILMLKYILPILLLFALIYGIIFLLVLMLGNLSSQESENLTNGQVGNVSQEVMQYKDEVTKYAKQEGVEDYVGIILALMMQESGGRGLDPMQASESHCESMGCIVNPEVSIQQGVKYFAQTLNRSNQDVKLALQSYNFGTGFIDYVMQHGGKYTQELAIDFSSMKYEQLKHQGIYSCVRPEALQYNACYGDIYYVDAVLQYYNFETPIGDGEWAVPVAGAVNITSPYGWRTWGDGSRENHKGVDFSCIEGVTPIQAVEKGRVIYSGFQVNRDGSDGYGNLVMIQHGNLISAYGHLSKLDVREGDTVKKGQQIGVCGSTGESTGPHLHLEAKTSEWSGHQNPAALLGL, encoded by the coding sequence ATGCTTAAACAATATGCAGAAGCAAAGGCGAAAAAAGCACTCCTCATTCTTATGCTTAAATATATCCTCCCTATCCTTCTATTATTTGCTTTGATCTACGGGATTATCTTTTTGTTGGTATTGATGCTGGGGAATTTATCGAGTCAAGAATCAGAAAATTTAACCAATGGACAAGTTGGAAATGTTTCACAGGAGGTTATGCAGTATAAAGATGAGGTAACGAAATATGCCAAGCAGGAGGGGGTTGAAGATTATGTTGGGATCATTCTGGCCTTGATGATGCAGGAATCGGGTGGTCGAGGTCTAGACCCTATGCAGGCATCTGAATCCCATTGTGAATCCATGGGTTGTATAGTTAATCCGGAAGTGTCTATCCAGCAAGGGGTTAAATATTTTGCTCAGACGTTAAATAGATCGAATCAAGATGTAAAGCTGGCTCTTCAATCGTATAATTTCGGTACAGGATTCATTGACTATGTCATGCAACATGGTGGCAAATATACACAGGAATTGGCAATTGATTTTTCATCTATGAAATATGAACAATTAAAACACCAAGGGATCTACAGTTGTGTCCGTCCCGAAGCGTTACAATATAATGCTTGTTATGGTGATATCTATTATGTAGATGCTGTTTTGCAATACTATAACTTTGAAACGCCGATCGGCGATGGCGAATGGGCCGTACCGGTTGCTGGTGCGGTGAATATCACAAGTCCTTACGGATGGAGAACCTGGGGAGATGGATCAAGAGAAAACCATAAAGGGGTGGATTTCAGCTGTATTGAAGGCGTGACACCGATTCAAGCGGTTGAAAAAGGCCGTGTCATTTATTCCGGTTTCCAAGTGAATCGAGACGGAAGTGATGGGTATGGTAATCTCGTGATGATCCAGCACGGCAACCTCATATCAGCTTACGGTCATCTGTCCAAGTTAGATGTAAGGGAAGGGGATACCGTTAAGAAAGGGCAACAAATTGGTGTATGTGGTAGTACAGGGGAGTCAACAGGTCCTCACCTCCATTTAGAAGCTAAAACAAGTGAATGGAGTGGTCATCAAAATCCAGCCGCTTTATTAGGTCTATGA
- a CDS encoding CD3337/EF1877 family mobilome membrane protein: MSKKTFVSLILLFVLLIPATTGFALDDQDRSSKKYNENRYELMTYSDDSWYDFMGQTGTEMVDFLKNALWSLNRSLSFMVLMVVYQLFSLDIVDLTKSSVKAITSSTAGTLTYNLGLFALSLASIGIVVRAYIQQNWQAFLKLLSLILLSLSLLFSIQSEKFNYIDLAHGVSTTLENVIMEANPSLSQDGAFEFTNFDDNTARDVSIAIENKVFDALVYKPYLLLQYGKSDETKIKAEASDRIDEYLNANPATEEGAEKRKEIEENEFKQYNNQTIFAGNAYKQMGYIMIMMISTIIQGIVYFFIALIRIMLQFAFIVMMLLFPIILFMSLFPSFEALTARYTRGTFILIVFKGITMFFVLVSTSFITLGYSMTNMNDDIYYRMFIQIIFSVAILFLYMKRQFVFNMLEGASPNLGDTGAGEGMMRRSVQGGRGMLLRRRMNRVYKRMNKGRPNNSNNTKDKSGNFNGTGTYSGRSGSIPASYKYGEGAKSNLTDKGNGHKQKDATNGTDSTQKDRQVSERSAGQKEAAASKASNDNSGRNPYKRKSRPNSLNKPQDREHAEGKSQKNTKSSGRNPYQKTTDGSSNQYRSKRRPNNVANQSSNNRSSRKPKRRPNTLDKPLKNESS; encoded by the coding sequence ATGTCTAAAAAAACCTTCGTCTCCCTAATCTTATTGTTTGTCCTTCTCATCCCTGCCACTACAGGCTTTGCACTGGATGACCAGGATCGAAGCTCAAAGAAATATAATGAGAATCGATATGAGTTGATGACGTATTCCGATGATTCGTGGTATGACTTCATGGGACAAACCGGTACTGAAATGGTCGATTTCTTAAAAAATGCCCTTTGGAGCTTGAATCGCTCTTTATCTTTTATGGTCCTGATGGTTGTTTATCAATTATTTTCATTAGATATCGTTGATTTGACAAAGTCATCTGTTAAGGCCATCACCTCCAGTACCGCTGGAACTCTAACCTATAATCTTGGCTTATTTGCATTGTCTCTTGCTTCAATAGGGATTGTTGTACGGGCTTATATCCAACAAAATTGGCAGGCTTTTCTTAAGCTGCTATCTCTCATTCTATTAAGTCTATCGTTATTATTTTCTATACAATCTGAGAAATTTAATTACATTGACCTGGCTCATGGTGTTTCGACAACACTTGAAAATGTGATTATGGAGGCGAATCCTTCTTTGTCTCAAGATGGGGCATTTGAATTTACGAATTTTGATGACAATACAGCTCGGGATGTATCGATTGCAATCGAGAATAAAGTGTTTGATGCTCTAGTATATAAACCCTATCTTCTTCTTCAATACGGAAAAAGTGATGAAACTAAAATAAAGGCTGAAGCCTCAGACAGGATTGATGAGTACTTAAACGCAAACCCCGCTACTGAAGAGGGGGCTGAAAAAAGAAAAGAAATAGAAGAAAACGAATTTAAACAATACAATAATCAAACAATCTTTGCAGGAAACGCCTATAAACAGATGGGCTATATCATGATTATGATGATCTCAACGATCATACAAGGGATTGTTTACTTCTTTATCGCTTTAATCCGGATTATGCTTCAGTTTGCGTTTATTGTGATGATGCTGTTGTTTCCAATCATCTTGTTTATGAGTCTATTTCCTAGTTTTGAAGCTTTAACCGCAAGATACACCAGAGGGACCTTTATTTTAATCGTCTTTAAAGGGATAACGATGTTTTTTGTTCTCGTATCTACTAGTTTCATTACCTTAGGCTATAGCATGACCAACATGAATGATGACATTTATTATCGGATGTTTATCCAGATCATTTTCAGTGTGGCCATTCTATTCCTTTATATGAAACGTCAGTTTGTCTTCAATATGCTTGAAGGAGCATCCCCTAACTTAGGTGATACGGGAGCTGGAGAAGGCATGATGCGGAGATCCGTTCAAGGAGGTCGAGGTATGCTCCTTCGGCGTAGAATGAACAGAGTCTATAAACGCATGAATAAGGGCAGACCAAACAACTCAAATAACACTAAAGATAAATCGGGTAATTTTAATGGAACGGGTACTTACAGTGGACGGTCGGGATCTATTCCAGCTTCTTATAAATATGGAGAGGGTGCAAAATCTAATCTAACTGATAAGGGTAATGGTCACAAGCAAAAGGATGCAACTAATGGTACAGATTCAACGCAAAAAGATAGACAAGTGTCGGAAAGGTCTGCAGGACAAAAAGAAGCAGCTGCAAGCAAGGCGTCCAATGATAATTCTGGACGAAATCCTTATAAACGGAAAAGCCGTCCAAATTCTCTAAATAAACCTCAGGACAGGGAACATGCTGAAGGGAAGTCTCAAAAAAATACCAAATCTTCAGGTCGAAACCCTTATCAAAAAACGACTGATGGGTCAAGCAATCAATATCGATCGAAACGACGCCCAAACAATGTGGCTAATCAATCTTCGAACAACCGGTCAAGCCGTAAACCGAAACGCAGACCCAACACTTTAGATAAACCTTTGAAAAACGAATCGTCCTAA